The [Actinobacillus] rossii genome contains a region encoding:
- the hmuV gene encoding iron(III) ABC transporter ATP-binding protein, producing MIKLENISPTFGLSNISCHIPQGKLIGIMGANGAGKSTLLKSIAGILPLASGEIWLGNCKLSEVSAKQKSEQLAYFAQNTQVHWDLSVYDVIALGLTSPTKNEQEKVRLVSEQFSISHLLEKPFQQLSGGEKAWVQLARCCIKQAPLLLADEPIAPLDPYYQIDMMEQLKALTPQKTCVVAIHHLDLAYRFCDEIILLDKGKILASGETQAVLNAENLARAFSINVTIDKESREIYQIQKAHFS from the coding sequence ATGATTAAACTGGAAAATATCAGCCCTACATTCGGTTTATCCAATATCAGTTGCCATATTCCACAAGGTAAACTTATCGGTATTATGGGGGCAAACGGAGCTGGGAAATCCACCTTATTGAAAAGTATCGCAGGGATCTTACCGCTTGCAAGCGGTGAGATTTGGCTTGGAAATTGCAAATTATCGGAGGTGAGCGCTAAACAGAAAAGCGAACAGCTTGCCTATTTTGCTCAAAATACCCAAGTTCATTGGGATTTATCGGTTTATGATGTAATTGCTCTAGGGTTGACTTCGCCTACAAAAAATGAGCAAGAAAAAGTGCGGTTGGTTTCCGAACAATTTTCTATCTCTCACCTCCTTGAAAAGCCGTTCCAACAACTTTCAGGTGGCGAAAAAGCTTGGGTACAACTGGCCCGTTGTTGTATCAAACAAGCCCCATTATTACTTGCTGACGAACCCATCGCCCCGTTAGATCCCTATTATCAAATTGATATGATGGAACAGCTTAAGGCTCTCACACCACAGAAAACCTGCGTGGTGGCAATTCATCACTTGGATTTAGCGTACCGTTTTTGTGATGAAATTATTTTGTTGGATAAAGGCAAAATCCTTGCCAGTGGCGAAACACAAGCAGTGTTAAATGCAGAAAATCTTGCAAGGGCGTTTTCTATAAATGTCACAATTGATAAAGAAAGCAGAGAAATTTATCAAATTCAAAAAGCGCACTTTTCCTAG
- a CDS encoding Protein of uncharacterised function DUF72 — protein sequence MHTPHIYIGTGGYSDTDLVGTLYPFGTDKADFLSVYSQHYYTVEINSTFHAPIGYKAVQGMLEKAEGRLKFSVKLHQDFSHKRTATAEQARAFLETLQPLRDSHCLANLFVQFLTSFERQHANRYYLAELVSWFSDYPLAIEFRHAGCHTQSVLDYFHGKKNLIWCNVDYPQNIGLPAFRFYANQRTAYLRLHGRNPHWWKAQSAQERHDYRYSETELQQLATLLNQRKAEFDQLYLYFQNTSNSHSFYNIESLKGYLANYGFQVKETPKFLVRQQNLF from the coding sequence ATGCACACTCCCCACATCTACATCGGCACAGGCGGTTATAGCGATACGGATTTAGTCGGTACGCTCTATCCGTTTGGGACGGACAAAGCAGATTTTTTGTCGGTTTACAGCCAGCATTACTACACCGTTGAAATCAATAGCACCTTTCACGCTCCGATTGGCTATAAGGCGGTGCAAGGTATGTTAGAAAAGGCGGAAGGGCGGTTAAAATTTTCGGTGAAACTGCATCAAGATTTTAGCCACAAACGTACCGCTACCGCCGAGCAAGCTCGAGCGTTTTTGGAAACATTGCAACCGTTGCGTGATAGCCATTGTTTAGCCAATTTATTTGTGCAATTTCTGACCAGTTTTGAGCGTCAGCACGCAAACCGTTACTATCTTGCAGAGCTGGTTTCGTGGTTTAGTGATTATCCCCTTGCCATTGAGTTTCGCCACGCCGGTTGTCATACCCAGTCGGTGCTGGATTATTTTCACGGCAAGAAAAATTTGATTTGGTGTAATGTGGATTATCCGCAGAATATCGGTTTGCCTGCCTTTCGGTTTTATGCGAACCAACGCACCGCTTATCTGCGATTGCACGGTCGCAATCCTCATTGGTGGAAAGCTCAATCGGCACAAGAACGTCACGATTATCGCTATAGCGAAACCGAATTACAGCAACTGGCGACATTGTTAAATCAGCGAAAAGCGGAATTTGATCAGCTTTATCTTTATTTTCAAAACACCTCCAACAGCCATTCTTTCTACAATATCGAAAGTCTGAAAGGCTATTTAGCGAACTATGGATTTCAAGTAAAAGAGACACCTAAATTTCTAGTTAGGCAACAAAATTTATTTTAG
- the fecD gene encoding hemin transport system permease HmuU — MNKTTQLNTAFLLLLIAIISLASWYDLNDFSALKNADGIVTDMRPLVLWDIRLPRILLAVLTGASLAVAGNAMQGIFQNPLASPGLLGSANGATTASVFILYYFSVPFSLLLIGGVLGALLSFLLVYLIAKNHGTTMMILSGLAVNMLLGSEIALLLSNAESPWALAELYRWLQGSLVWAKLDTLLISLPIILLGLLCLYQQRRYLDLLTFGEETASTMGIDPKRSFFITTFGVALLVGATIPQTGTIGFIGLIAPHLARIILKKRPSQLYFTSGLIGAFILLVADLCILYVPFFSHIYVGTLTAIIGAPFLIWILLTQQRRMAND, encoded by the coding sequence ATGAACAAAACAACCCAACTTAACACCGCATTTTTGCTCTTGCTCATTGCTATTATTAGCCTAGCAAGTTGGTATGATCTTAACGATTTTTCAGCGTTGAAAAATGCTGATGGGATCGTGACGGATATGCGACCGCTTGTACTGTGGGATATTCGTCTGCCACGGATTTTGCTTGCCGTACTAACAGGGGCAAGTTTGGCGGTGGCAGGCAATGCTATGCAGGGGATATTTCAAAATCCGCTGGCAAGTCCGGGCTTGTTGGGAAGTGCAAATGGGGCAACGACCGCCAGTGTTTTTATCCTGTACTATTTTTCCGTACCCTTTAGCTTGTTGCTGATTGGCGGTGTGCTGGGGGCGTTGTTGAGCTTCTTATTGGTCTATTTGATTGCCAAAAATCACGGTACAACAATGATGATTTTAAGCGGTTTGGCGGTTAATATGTTGCTCGGTTCAGAGATTGCATTGTTGCTGTCTAACGCCGAAAGCCCTTGGGCGTTAGCGGAACTTTACCGCTGGCTACAAGGCTCGTTGGTGTGGGCAAAATTAGATACTTTATTGATTTCATTACCGATTATTCTGTTGGGATTACTTTGCCTTTATCAACAACGCCGTTACCTTGATTTACTGACCTTCGGCGAAGAAACCGCAAGTACAATGGGGATTGACCCCAAACGCAGCTTTTTCATTACCACATTTGGTGTTGCATTATTGGTTGGGGCAACCATTCCACAAACGGGAACTATCGGATTTATCGGCTTAATTGCACCGCACTTAGCTCGTATTATCCTAAAAAAACGCCCATCACAGCTTTATTTCACAAGCGGTCTGATCGGGGCATTCATTTTGCTAGTTGCTGATCTTTGTATTTTATATGTGCCGTTCTTTTCCCATATTTATGTAGGAACACTGACGGCAATTATCGGTGCGCCGTTTTTGATTTGGATTTTATTAACACAGCAACGGAGAATGGCAAATGATTAA
- a CDS encoding DNA-damage-inducible protein D, which translates to MSNAIKLFEGNQIRSVWDNEQEEWYFSVIDVVAVLTESDKPRDYWYRVKKRMSDEEKSELSTICRQLKLKAPDGKMRETDVADMQGIFRIIQSIPSPKAEPFKLWLAQVGKERIDEIIDPELTIDRALETYLKKGYTREWINQRLQAIQVRKELTDTWLDHGVKEGREFAILTNEISKAWSGMTTREYKDFKGLKKENLRDNMSTLELVLNMLAEATTTELTQIANPQGLEENKKIAQDGGNIAGDTRKAIESKTGQPVITPKNAIYFSQLIEEVAKERSK; encoded by the coding sequence ATGAGCAATGCAATTAAATTATTTGAAGGAAATCAAATTCGTTCCGTATGGGATAACGAGCAAGAAGAGTGGTATTTTAGTGTGATTGATGTGGTTGCGGTATTAACCGAAAGTGATAAGCCACGAGATTATTGGTATCGTGTTAAAAAAAGAATGAGCGATGAGGAAAAAAGTGAACTGTCGACAATTTGTCGACAGTTGAAACTCAAAGCCCCAGATGGAAAAATGCGAGAAACGGATGTTGCTGATATGCAAGGCATTTTCCGTATTATTCAATCTATCCCAAGCCCGAAAGCCGAGCCGTTTAAATTGTGGTTGGCACAGGTTGGAAAAGAACGGATTGATGAAATTATCGACCCTGAATTAACTATTGATCGTGCCTTAGAAACCTATTTGAAAAAAGGTTATACCAGAGAATGGATCAACCAACGATTGCAAGCTATTCAAGTGAGAAAAGAACTCACGGATACTTGGCTAGATCACGGCGTGAAAGAAGGGAGAGAATTTGCGATTTTGACCAATGAAATCTCAAAGGCGTGGAGTGGAATGACAACCAGAGAATATAAGGATTTCAAAGGGTTAAAAAAAGAAAATTTACGCGACAATATGTCCACCCTTGAATTAGTGTTAAATATGTTGGCGGAAGCAACCACAACGGAGCTGACACAGATTGCCAATCCACAAGGATTAGAAGAGAATAAAAAGATTGCCCAAGACGGCGGAAACATTGCCGGCGATACGCGAAAAGCGATTGAAAGTAAAACAGGTCAGCCCGTGATTACTCCGAAAAATGCGATCTATTTTTCTCAGCTTATTGAAGAAGTGGCTAAAGAAAGATCAAAATAA
- the uppP gene encoding Undecaprenyl-diphosphatase, which translates to MSELFIAAILGIVEGLTEFLPVSSTGHMIIVGYLLGFEGEKAATFEVIIQLGSILAVVVMFWRKLFGLIGIHFGQKVDRSQPHLTLVHILLGMVPAVVLGLIFHKNIKALFSPEMVMYALVVGGILLIIAEKTRPTVTAHTVDQMTYKQAFSVGVFQCLALWPGFSRSGATISGGLLMGVGRQAAAEYSFMLAVPMMLGASILDLYKSLGFLTLADLPMFAVGFVTAFIVALIAIKTFLNIIKRISFIPFAIYRFIVAIAVYMVFIH; encoded by the coding sequence ATGTCTGAATTATTTATTGCTGCGATTCTTGGTATCGTAGAAGGATTAACCGAATTTTTGCCCGTGTCTTCCACTGGTCATATGATTATCGTTGGCTATTTACTCGGATTCGAAGGAGAAAAGGCGGCGACCTTTGAAGTGATTATTCAACTGGGCTCAATTCTCGCTGTTGTAGTGATGTTTTGGCGAAAATTATTTGGTCTCATTGGAATCCATTTCGGACAAAAAGTAGATCGTAGCCAACCACACTTAACGCTTGTACATATTTTATTAGGTATGGTTCCTGCCGTTGTTTTAGGATTAATCTTTCATAAAAACATCAAAGCATTATTTAGCCCAGAAATGGTAATGTATGCTTTAGTCGTTGGCGGTATTTTATTAATTATTGCTGAAAAAACGCGCCCAACAGTAACTGCCCATACCGTAGATCAAATGACTTATAAACAAGCATTTAGTGTTGGAGTGTTCCAATGTCTAGCATTGTGGCCAGGTTTTTCACGTTCTGGTGCAACGATCTCTGGTGGTTTATTAATGGGTGTCGGTCGCCAAGCCGCAGCAGAATATTCCTTTATGCTTGCCGTACCCATGATGTTAGGGGCGAGTATTTTAGATCTATACAAAAGTTTAGGTTTCTTAACATTAGCAGATTTACCGATGTTTGCCGTTGGATTTGTGACTGCATTTATCGTCGCGTTAATTGCGATTAAAACCTTTTTAAATATCATCAAACGTATTTCATTTATTCCATTTGCGATTTATCGTTTTATTGTGGCAATTGCAGTTTATATGGTATTCATCCATTAA